A stretch of DNA from Oceanivirga salmonicida:
AGAAATGAAAAATTAAATGTTGGTATAGGTCTATATGTAGTTGATGAAAGACAAAGTGGACACTTTAAACAAGTATTTGAAATTTCAAAAATGTTAGGTGGAAACTATGAATATAAAAAAGAACAT
This window harbors:
- the argS gene encoding arginine--tRNA ligase domain-containing protein, whose amino-acid sequence is MGLYVVDERQSGHFKQVFEISKMLGGNYEYKKEHTAFGIMRFGDGAIFSSRGGNVIHLIFHFYIL